A genomic stretch from Nitrospirota bacterium includes:
- a CDS encoding DUF4359 domain-containing protein has product MSTGTLALIVLLLAVAVGLAATNPTMDDYGRFLETTLGQALSRIEQDQNRQGDLVRELLRSRGKQVIDSLVKPNTSRRSYGLFTVFETRVLDSRVLVLGVARTFVPLEGVEELTLRVGRLELWPVR; this is encoded by the coding sequence GTGAGCACCGGAACTCTCGCGCTCATCGTCCTGCTCCTGGCGGTCGCGGTCGGCCTCGCCGCCACCAACCCTACCATGGACGACTACGGACGGTTCCTGGAGACCACCCTGGGCCAGGCGCTGAGCCGGATCGAGCAGGACCAGAACCGCCAGGGGGACCTCGTCAGGGAGCTGCTCCGGTCGCGGGGCAAGCAGGTGATCGACTCCCTCGTCAAGCCCAACACCAGCCGGAGGAGCTACGGGCTCTTCACGGTCTTCGAGACCAGGGTCCTGGATTCACGGGTCCTGGTGCTCGGGGTGGCGAGGACTTTCGTCCCGCTCGAAGGGGTAGAGGAGCTGACCCTGAGGGTCGGCCGGCTGGAGCTCTGGCCGGTCCGGTAA
- a CDS encoding TrkH family potassium uptake protein gives MKSSGLTEAIARPIRDRLLTVRLLPGQIVALAGMAVILVGALLLMLPFATVPGAHLRFIDAVFTATSAVCVTGLVVLDTPKDFTTFGQVVIMLLIQLGGLGYSTMATLLLLAIGQRIGLRERMQMAEALSTIDLEGLVRFVKVIVLLTVSVEGIGALLLAVRFWADMDPASALYFGLFHSISAFNNAGFSLFSDSLIRYRSDLTVNLVVTTLIILGGIGFLVFRDVLDNLKGSRFRLQTHTKLAGLVTIILLVVGTVGIWTLELGNARTFGSLPPGEQGLVSYFHSVSARTAGFNTVDLSGMRDATLYFVILLMAIGGSPGSSAGGIKTTAFGIVCLSTWSILRQREDVEVFHRRIPHDLVVRATCLAILAMGTVTLFTLLLAHVEGRSFLALMFEVTSAIGTVGLSVGDGGVRSLSALFTDLGKTVIIATMLLGRFGPLIVGLFAIRTSAQIRYRLPESKVVIG, from the coding sequence ATGAAATCGTCGGGGCTGACCGAGGCCATCGCCCGCCCGATCCGGGACCGGCTCCTGACGGTCCGGCTCCTGCCGGGGCAGATCGTGGCCCTGGCCGGGATGGCCGTCATCCTCGTCGGGGCGCTCCTGCTGATGCTGCCCTTCGCGACGGTTCCCGGCGCGCACCTCCGGTTCATTGACGCGGTGTTTACCGCCACCTCCGCGGTCTGCGTGACCGGCCTGGTCGTGCTGGACACGCCCAAGGACTTCACGACCTTCGGCCAGGTCGTGATCATGCTGCTGATCCAATTGGGCGGGTTGGGCTATTCGACGATGGCGACCCTGCTCCTGCTCGCCATCGGGCAGCGGATCGGCTTGCGCGAGCGGATGCAGATGGCGGAAGCGCTGAGCACGATCGACCTGGAGGGGCTGGTCCGGTTCGTCAAGGTCATCGTCCTCTTGACCGTCAGCGTCGAAGGGATCGGCGCCCTCCTCCTGGCCGTCCGCTTCTGGGCCGACATGGACCCGGCGTCGGCGCTCTACTTCGGTCTCTTCCACTCGATCTCGGCCTTCAACAACGCCGGCTTTTCCCTCTTCTCCGACAGCCTGATCCGCTACCGCTCCGACCTGACCGTGAACCTGGTCGTCACGACTCTGATCATCCTGGGCGGGATCGGCTTCCTGGTCTTCCGGGACGTGCTCGACAATCTGAAGGGCTCGCGGTTCCGCCTCCAGACCCACACGAAGCTGGCGGGGCTCGTGACGATCATCCTGCTGGTCGTAGGGACGGTCGGTATCTGGACCCTGGAGCTGGGCAACGCAAGGACGTTCGGATCTCTTCCGCCGGGGGAACAGGGGCTGGTTTCCTACTTCCATTCGGTCTCGGCCAGGACGGCCGGCTTCAACACGGTCGACCTGTCCGGGATGCGGGACGCGACGCTCTATTTCGTCATCCTGCTGATGGCCATCGGAGGGTCGCCGGGAAGCTCGGCGGGCGGGATCAAGACGACCGCCTTCGGGATCGTCTGTCTCTCGACCTGGTCCATCCTCCGCCAGCGGGAGGACGTGGAGGTCTTCCACCGGCGGATTCCCCACGACCTCGTCGTGCGGGCCACCTGCCTGGCGATCCTGGCCATGGGGACGGTCACCCTCTTCACCCTGCTCCTGGCCCACGTCGAGGGCCGGTCCTTCCTCGCCCTCATGTTCGAGGTGACCTCGGCGATCGGGACCGTCGGTCTGTCGGTGGGGGATGGGGGCGTGCGGAGCCTCTCGGCCCTCTTCACGGACCTGGGCAAGACGGTGATCATCGCGACGATGTTGCTCGGGCGGTTCGGCCCCCTGATCGTCGGGCTCTTCGCGATCAGGACCTCGGCCCAGATCCGCTACCGGCTGCCCGAGTCCAAGGTCGTGATCGGCTAA
- a CDS encoding LAGLIDADG family homing endonuclease, with translation MRIERRFTQKGQGPYAGISFVKRSSEIRNPDGSVVFRLDDIAVPEHWSQLAVDILAQKYFRKAGVPQVGPDGKPLVGSDGKPVLGGERDARQVFDRLAGCWTHWGKSHGYFKTEEDAAAFYDELCHMLARQMAAPNSPQWFNTGLHHAYGLSGPAQGHYYVDPKTKKMVKASNAFEHPQPHACFIQSIADDLVNENGIMDLWVREARLFKYGSGTGTNFSRLRGENEPLSGGGKSSGLMSFLKIGDRAAGAIKSGGTTRRAAKMVCLDLDHPDVEEFINWKVIEEQKVAAMVTGSKICAKRLNEVLKACHVSDGNGGARVETDPERNPGLKQAIHAARQSAVPEAYIQRMFAYAHEGFTHFVFHEYDTNFEGRAYQTVSGQNSNNSIRVPDGFFEALEKDGDWELRRRTDGKVAKRVKARDLWDQIAWAAWLCADPGLQYDTTINEWHTCPEDGRINASNPCVTGDTLVATAEGWRRIDELVGKTARIIGADGQPHLVTRVFPTGRKPVFTLTTRSGYRVRITGDHLVLTVDRGDVPVSDLTTEDRLFLQGPGFGRRTMPADLALGIGVAVGDGCLTRSVIRGHEEENVILTMHPNESAVLASIAGAVNLQKAALKAVGSGGRNDGVHVTRSATGARLSFGSRPVVDLFRQFAVLDEGSENKRFTQAVFDLDKPTLAPLLRGLFTADGTVANYGEKSQDVSLHSTSLELLRQVQLLLLSFGIKSKLYENRRGGEGASVLPDGKGGTKAYPVQEVHSLRISRSSRFLFEREIGFHPESPKSAALAKLNAEVGAYRDEFTDAVASVESAGEEEVFDLAEEATRHFVAAGLVVHNCSEYMFLDDTACLAGDMRIATREGLVPVAELYRRQQEGEAIFIKTELATEAADHRQLAYHPAIVVKTGRKQVYRVKLSTGQELRLTDDHRVLTENGWKEVRHLVINEDAIEMQRESAPIDFGACGEAEIERALFLGWLLGDGVFTEESGAHLVFGPEDVHARERLGTYFQRLHREHGGQERGIHIHEQKDGVCQIGTTAKTVAGYLKSLGMKPATAISKRVPDPLFTAPKAVQAAFIGALFSADGCVDVKETPDASFFSVHLASSSRELLRDVQVLLADFGIRSYIGWYHPASRKNAQGQLRIYGYQAYKFCHLIGFPLSPRKAKEAMTVAEQPWRGNVNEGRRARVVDIVQEGIEDVYDVSEPVTHSLIAEGLIVHNCNLASLNLGEFYTEDGQFLLEDFRHAVRLWTIVLEISVLMASFPSKAIAEKSYVFRTLGLGYANLGTILMRLGIPYDSPRARAICGALTAILTGESYATSAEMAAELGPFEGYKKNREPMLRVIRNHRRAAYNAMPEEYEGLTITPQGIQAEHCPPDLLLGARRAWDRAVELGSAYGFRNAQVTCIAPTGTIGLVMDCDTTGIEPDFALVKFKKLAGGGYFKIINQSLPPALATLGYSEAQIQDIVTYCTGRGTLNGAPFINHESLQAKGFDGAALDRLEAALGQAFEIQFAFNKWTLGEAFCREKLGFTDAQLNDPAFTMLKALGFTQEQILAANDYCCGTMTVEGAPHLLPEHLPVFDCANRCGRTGKRFIPVDAHIRMMAAAQPFISGAISKTINMPAEATVEDVKAAYLLSWRLMVKAVALYRDGSKLSQPLNASSDSGALAEAVVAGDVLATAEKVTEKVLVRFLAKRRRMPERRVGYTQKAIVGGHKIYLRTGEYADGTLGEIFLDMHKEGAAFRSLMNCFHGETRFFHKNQLVALQDAVGEEVLVTCADGKQRHAKVEHFGQQNFVEVVLKPVDGRSTGFRRVFKATRDHRWILADGTVTTQLRVGDVLAAMAEVPIEDTNDEGFMHGFVFGDGWRHTYYPERHMLQLCGDKDHKHFERLKRQADCVSYPPSMGGNARLTFIRDANLKALPDDSKVGHDYITSFIQGWIAADGGKGKYDSILLCTQNQEAAEWLLARAPFYGYTVVGYSVNDADTNYGSRKAPLHRITMRPGTMGYRVTEIIDRGEVGNAFCVVEPETKTFLLEGGVVTGNCFAIAISLGLQHGVPLEEFVEAFLFTRFEPNGPVKLNDRIKMSTSIIDYVFRELAITYLGRSDLAQVQPDDLRMDTVKKDEPVCEDSEPVDVHDLEPAGIAPLMPARQGNGTSPGANGQGNGHGNGGVALEVRRETLTYTTEIQRARLKGYEGDPCPECKEFKLVRNGTCLKCMGCGATSGCS, from the coding sequence GTGAGGATTGAGCGCCGCTTCACGCAGAAGGGGCAGGGCCCCTATGCCGGCATCAGCTTCGTGAAACGCTCCTCGGAGATCAGGAATCCCGATGGCTCGGTCGTCTTCAGGCTGGATGACATCGCGGTTCCGGAGCACTGGTCCCAGTTGGCGGTTGACATCCTGGCGCAGAAGTATTTCCGCAAGGCCGGGGTCCCCCAGGTTGGCCCGGACGGCAAGCCGCTCGTCGGCTCCGACGGCAAGCCGGTGCTCGGAGGGGAGCGGGACGCGCGGCAGGTCTTCGATCGGCTGGCCGGCTGCTGGACCCACTGGGGCAAGAGCCACGGCTACTTCAAGACGGAGGAGGACGCCGCCGCCTTCTACGACGAGCTCTGCCACATGCTGGCCAGGCAGATGGCGGCACCCAACTCCCCCCAGTGGTTCAATACGGGCCTGCACCATGCCTACGGCCTCTCCGGCCCGGCCCAGGGCCACTACTACGTGGACCCGAAGACGAAGAAGATGGTCAAGGCCTCCAACGCCTTCGAGCATCCTCAGCCCCACGCCTGCTTTATCCAGTCCATCGCGGACGACCTCGTCAACGAGAACGGGATCATGGACCTCTGGGTGCGGGAGGCGCGGCTGTTCAAGTACGGATCCGGCACCGGGACCAACTTCTCGCGGCTGCGCGGGGAGAACGAGCCCCTCTCCGGCGGGGGCAAGTCCTCGGGCCTCATGTCCTTCCTCAAGATCGGCGACCGGGCCGCCGGGGCGATCAAGTCCGGCGGCACCACGAGGCGCGCGGCCAAGATGGTCTGCCTGGACCTGGACCATCCGGACGTGGAGGAGTTCATCAACTGGAAGGTGATCGAGGAGCAGAAGGTGGCCGCCATGGTCACCGGCTCCAAGATCTGCGCGAAGCGGCTCAACGAGGTGCTGAAGGCCTGTCACGTTTCGGACGGGAACGGCGGCGCGAGGGTCGAGACCGATCCTGAGCGGAACCCCGGCTTGAAGCAGGCGATCCATGCCGCCAGACAGTCGGCGGTGCCGGAGGCCTACATCCAGCGGATGTTCGCCTACGCGCACGAGGGGTTCACCCACTTCGTCTTCCACGAGTACGACACGAACTTCGAGGGCAGGGCCTACCAGACCGTCTCCGGCCAGAACTCCAACAACAGCATCCGCGTCCCGGACGGGTTCTTCGAGGCCCTGGAGAAGGACGGGGACTGGGAGCTCAGGCGCCGGACGGACGGCAAGGTCGCCAAGAGGGTCAAGGCCCGCGACCTCTGGGATCAGATCGCCTGGGCCGCCTGGCTCTGCGCGGACCCGGGCCTGCAGTACGACACCACGATCAACGAGTGGCACACCTGCCCGGAGGACGGCCGGATCAACGCGTCGAATCCCTGCGTAACCGGCGATACGCTGGTGGCCACGGCCGAAGGGTGGCGGCGGATCGACGAGTTGGTGGGCAAGACGGCCCGGATCATCGGAGCCGACGGCCAGCCCCACCTGGTGACCAGGGTGTTCCCCACTGGCCGGAAGCCGGTCTTCACGCTTACGACCCGATCCGGCTATCGGGTGCGGATCACCGGCGATCACCTGGTCCTGACCGTGGACCGTGGCGACGTGCCGGTCAGCGATCTGACGACCGAAGACCGGCTGTTCCTCCAGGGACCCGGATTCGGCCGCCGTACGATGCCAGCCGACCTGGCGCTCGGAATCGGCGTGGCGGTCGGGGACGGATGTCTCACCCGCTCCGTCATCCGTGGGCACGAGGAAGAGAACGTCATCCTGACGATGCATCCCAACGAGTCCGCTGTGCTGGCCTCGATCGCCGGGGCGGTCAACCTCCAGAAAGCCGCGCTCAAGGCTGTCGGGTCGGGCGGGCGCAACGACGGGGTGCATGTGACGCGGAGCGCGACCGGTGCCAGGCTCTCCTTCGGTTCTCGCCCCGTGGTGGACCTGTTCCGCCAGTTCGCGGTTCTGGACGAGGGATCGGAAAACAAGCGTTTCACGCAGGCAGTCTTCGACCTGGATAAGCCAACCCTCGCACCGCTACTACGTGGGCTCTTCACGGCGGACGGGACCGTCGCCAATTACGGCGAGAAGTCCCAGGACGTCTCCCTGCACTCTACCTCGCTGGAGTTGCTCCGGCAGGTCCAACTGCTGCTCCTTTCGTTCGGGATCAAGTCCAAGTTGTACGAGAACAGGAGAGGCGGGGAAGGCGCCTCGGTCCTGCCTGACGGGAAAGGCGGGACCAAAGCCTATCCGGTTCAGGAGGTCCATTCACTCCGCATCAGCCGCTCCTCGCGTTTTCTGTTCGAGCGCGAGATCGGGTTCCACCCGGAGAGCCCCAAGTCGGCCGCGTTGGCGAAGCTGAACGCCGAGGTCGGGGCCTATCGGGACGAGTTCACGGATGCGGTGGCGTCGGTGGAGTCGGCCGGCGAAGAGGAAGTCTTCGACCTGGCCGAGGAGGCCACGCGCCACTTCGTTGCCGCAGGTCTCGTCGTTCATAACTGCTCCGAGTACATGTTCCTGGACGACACGGCGTGTCTGGCTGGAGACATGCGGATCGCGACGCGCGAGGGGCTTGTACCGGTCGCCGAGTTGTACCGTCGCCAGCAGGAAGGTGAGGCGATCTTTATCAAGACTGAGCTGGCGACCGAAGCGGCTGACCACCGCCAGCTGGCGTACCATCCGGCCATCGTCGTCAAAACAGGTCGCAAGCAAGTTTATCGAGTCAAGCTCTCGACTGGCCAGGAGTTGCGGCTCACGGACGACCATCGAGTGCTTACCGAAAATGGCTGGAAAGAGGTCCGCCATCTCGTCATCAACGAGGATGCCATCGAAATGCAGCGCGAGTCGGCCCCGATCGATTTCGGGGCATGCGGGGAGGCTGAGATTGAGCGCGCGCTTTTCCTCGGATGGCTGCTGGGGGACGGGGTCTTCACCGAGGAGTCCGGCGCGCATCTGGTCTTTGGCCCGGAGGACGTTCATGCGCGCGAGCGGCTTGGAACTTACTTCCAGCGGCTCCACCGCGAGCATGGAGGCCAGGAGCGCGGCATCCATATTCATGAACAGAAGGACGGTGTCTGCCAGATCGGAACGACCGCCAAGACAGTCGCGGGGTACCTGAAGTCGCTCGGAATGAAGCCCGCCACGGCGATCTCCAAGCGGGTGCCCGACCCCCTCTTCACGGCCCCCAAGGCTGTGCAGGCCGCTTTCATCGGCGCCCTGTTCAGCGCCGATGGCTGTGTGGACGTCAAGGAGACTCCGGATGCTTCGTTCTTCTCCGTCCACCTGGCGTCCAGTTCACGCGAGCTGCTGCGCGATGTGCAGGTCCTCCTCGCGGACTTCGGTATCCGGTCCTATATCGGCTGGTATCATCCGGCGAGCCGGAAAAATGCCCAAGGCCAACTCCGGATCTACGGATACCAGGCGTACAAGTTCTGCCATCTCATCGGGTTCCCGCTGTCCCCAAGAAAGGCCAAGGAGGCGATGACCGTTGCCGAGCAGCCCTGGCGCGGGAACGTGAACGAAGGACGGCGGGCTCGAGTGGTGGACATCGTCCAGGAAGGGATCGAGGACGTCTACGACGTCTCTGAGCCGGTGACCCATTCCCTGATCGCCGAGGGCTTGATCGTTCATAACTGCAACCTGGCGAGTCTCAACCTGGGCGAGTTCTACACGGAGGACGGGCAGTTCCTGCTCGAGGACTTCCGCCACGCGGTGCGGCTCTGGACGATCGTGCTGGAGATCAGCGTGCTGATGGCCTCCTTCCCGAGCAAGGCGATCGCGGAGAAGAGCTACGTCTTCCGCACGCTGGGGCTGGGCTATGCGAACCTGGGCACGATCCTCATGCGGCTCGGCATCCCCTACGACTCGCCGAGGGCGCGGGCCATCTGCGGGGCGCTCACCGCGATCCTGACCGGGGAGTCCTATGCGACCTCGGCGGAGATGGCGGCGGAATTGGGTCCCTTCGAAGGGTACAAGAAGAACCGGGAGCCCATGCTGCGGGTGATCCGCAACCACCGGCGGGCCGCCTACAACGCGATGCCGGAGGAGTACGAGGGGCTCACGATCACGCCGCAGGGCATCCAGGCGGAGCACTGTCCGCCGGACCTGCTGCTGGGGGCCAGGCGGGCCTGGGACCGGGCGGTGGAGCTGGGATCGGCCTACGGGTTCCGCAACGCGCAGGTGACGTGCATCGCGCCGACCGGGACGATCGGGCTCGTGATGGACTGCGACACGACCGGCATCGAGCCGGACTTCGCGCTCGTGAAGTTCAAGAAGCTGGCCGGCGGCGGCTATTTCAAGATCATCAACCAGAGCCTGCCGCCCGCGCTGGCCACGCTGGGCTACAGCGAGGCGCAGATCCAGGACATCGTGACCTACTGCACGGGGCGCGGGACGCTCAACGGCGCGCCCTTCATCAACCACGAGTCGCTGCAGGCCAAGGGCTTCGACGGGGCCGCGCTGGACCGGCTGGAGGCGGCGCTGGGCCAGGCCTTCGAGATCCAGTTCGCGTTCAACAAGTGGACGCTGGGGGAGGCCTTCTGCCGGGAGAAGCTCGGCTTCACCGACGCGCAGCTCAACGACCCGGCCTTCACCATGCTCAAGGCCCTGGGCTTCACCCAGGAGCAGATCCTCGCGGCCAACGACTACTGCTGCGGGACGATGACGGTGGAGGGGGCGCCGCACCTCCTGCCGGAGCACCTGCCGGTCTTTGACTGCGCCAACCGCTGCGGCCGGACCGGCAAGCGGTTCATCCCGGTGGACGCGCACATCCGCATGATGGCGGCGGCCCAGCCCTTCATCAGCGGGGCGATCAGCAAGACGATCAACATGCCCGCCGAGGCGACCGTGGAGGACGTCAAGGCAGCCTACCTGCTCTCCTGGCGGCTGATGGTCAAGGCCGTGGCCCTCTACCGCGACGGGTCCAAGCTGAGCCAGCCGCTGAACGCCTCCTCCGATTCGGGGGCGCTGGCGGAGGCGGTCGTGGCCGGGGACGTGCTGGCCACGGCCGAGAAGGTGACCGAGAAGGTCCTGGTGCGGTTCCTGGCCAAGCGCCGGCGGATGCCGGAGCGGCGGGTGGGGTACACCCAGAAGGCGATCGTGGGCGGCCACAAGATATACCTCCGCACCGGCGAGTACGCCGACGGCACGCTGGGGGAGATCTTTCTCGACATGCACAAGGAGGGGGCGGCCTTCCGGAGCCTGATGAACTGCTTTCACGGGGAAACACGATTCTTCCACAAGAACCAGTTAGTGGCACTCCAGGACGCTGTTGGGGAAGAGGTACTCGTCACATGTGCCGATGGCAAGCAACGCCATGCCAAGGTTGAGCATTTTGGCCAGCAGAACTTTGTGGAGGTAGTCCTCAAGCCCGTTGATGGCCGAAGCACGGGCTTCCGACGCGTGTTTAAGGCTACGCGCGACCATCGTTGGATACTCGCAGACGGAACGGTCACGACACAGCTTCGAGTGGGCGATGTCTTGGCAGCCATGGCCGAAGTGCCCATAGAAGATACTAACGACGAAGGGTTTATGCATGGCTTTGTGTTCGGTGATGGATGGCGCCACACCTATTACCCGGAACGTCACATGTTGCAGCTCTGTGGCGACAAAGACCACAAGCACTTCGAGCGCCTGAAGCGCCAGGCAGATTGTGTCAGTTATCCTCCGTCTATGGGGGGCAATGCCCGCTTGACCTTCATCCGCGACGCGAATCTGAAAGCCCTACCGGATGACTCCAAGGTCGGGCACGACTACATCACGTCGTTCATTCAAGGCTGGATCGCGGCAGATGGTGGCAAGGGCAAATACGATAGCATCCTCCTCTGCACCCAGAACCAAGAGGCTGCCGAATGGTTGCTGGCGCGGGCACCGTTTTATGGGTACACAGTCGTAGGCTACAGCGTGAACGACGCCGATACGAATTACGGTTCACGCAAGGCCCCGCTGCATCGCATCACGATGCGGCCAGGGACAATGGGGTATCGAGTGACGGAAATCATTGACAGGGGGGAGGTCGGCAATGCGTTCTGCGTGGTGGAGCCGGAGACAAAGACCTTCTTGCTGGAAGGCGGCGTGGTCACAGGGAACTGCTTCGCGATCGCGATCTCGCTCGGGCTCCAGCACGGGGTCCCGCTGGAGGAGTTCGTCGAGGCCTTCCTGTTCACGCGCTTCGAGCCGAACGGGCCGGTCAAATTGAACGACCGGATCAAGATGTCCACCTCGATCATTGATTACGTGTTCCGCGAGCTGGCGATCACGTACCTGGGCCGGAGCGACCTGGCGCAGGTCCAGCCCGACGACCTCCGCATGGACACGGTGAAGAAGGACGAGCCGGTCTGCGAGGACAGCGAGCCGGTGGACGTGCACGATCTGGAGCCGGCCGGGATCGCGCCCCTCATGCCGGCGCGGCAGGGGAACGGCACGAGCCCCGGGGCCAACGGACAGGGCAACGGCCACGGCAACGGCGGCGTGGCGCTCGAAGTCCGGCGCGAGACGCTGACCTACACGACCGAAATCCAGCGGGCGCGGCTCAAGGGCTACGAGGGCGACCCCTGTCCTGAGTGCAAGGAGTTCAAGCTGGTCCGCAACGGCACCTGCCTCAAGTGCATGGGCTGCGGGGCGACCAGCGGCTGTTCGTGA
- a CDS encoding MFS transporter, with protein sequence MWRSLLGVFASGRVGVMLPLGFASGLPLALTSGTLQARLTTEGVDLRTIGVLTLVGLPYTLKFLWAPVMDRFVPPWLGRRRGWMLLTQAGLLAGILAMAWTPAGTVPWLVGAVALAVAFASASQDIVFDAYRTDLLRPAERGAGAALSVTGYRIGLLVSGALALILSDHLGWRTTYLLMAACMGIGLVATLMSPDLLEEAATPKSLAEAVRGPMREFFARPAVLGLLLLIVLYKLGDAFAGSLTTAFLIRGVDFSPTDVGLVNKGMGLAATILGALAGGALLARIGLFRALLFFGLLQALSNLAFMVLAWTGKNYAGMVAAVAVENLSGGMGTAAFVALLMALCDHRYSATQFALLSALAAVGRVFVGPPSGFLVEAVGWPTFFFLTFLAALPGLWLLWVLQDRLLAIQGGGRP encoded by the coding sequence ATGTGGCGCTCCCTCCTCGGGGTCTTTGCCTCAGGCCGCGTCGGCGTCATGCTGCCGCTGGGATTCGCTTCGGGCCTCCCCCTCGCCCTGACCTCCGGCACCCTTCAGGCCAGGCTTACGACGGAGGGAGTGGACCTGCGAACGATCGGCGTGCTCACGCTGGTGGGGCTGCCCTACACGCTCAAATTTCTCTGGGCGCCGGTGATGGACCGGTTCGTGCCGCCCTGGCTGGGACGGAGGCGGGGCTGGATGCTGCTGACCCAGGCCGGTCTCCTGGCCGGCATCCTGGCCATGGCCTGGACGCCGGCCGGCACGGTCCCCTGGCTGGTGGGGGCCGTCGCGCTGGCCGTGGCCTTCGCCTCCGCCTCCCAGGACATCGTGTTCGACGCCTACCGGACCGACCTGCTCCGGCCGGCCGAGCGGGGAGCCGGGGCAGCCCTGTCCGTGACCGGCTACCGGATCGGCCTGCTCGTGTCCGGCGCGCTGGCGCTGATCCTCTCCGACCACCTTGGCTGGCGGACCACCTACCTGCTCATGGCCGCCTGCATGGGGATCGGGCTCGTCGCGACCCTGATGAGTCCGGACCTCCTTGAGGAGGCGGCGACGCCGAAGAGCCTGGCCGAGGCGGTGCGCGGGCCCATGCGGGAGTTCTTCGCCCGTCCGGCGGTCCTCGGCCTGCTGCTCCTGATCGTGCTCTACAAGCTCGGCGACGCCTTCGCCGGCAGCCTGACCACGGCCTTCCTGATCCGGGGGGTGGACTTCTCCCCGACGGACGTCGGGCTCGTCAACAAGGGGATGGGGCTGGCGGCCACGATCCTGGGCGCGCTGGCGGGAGGCGCGCTGCTGGCGAGGATCGGGCTCTTCCGGGCGCTGCTTTTCTTCGGGCTGCTCCAGGCCCTGTCCAACCTGGCCTTCATGGTTCTGGCCTGGACGGGCAAGAACTATGCGGGCATGGTGGCCGCCGTCGCGGTCGAAAACCTTTCGGGCGGGATGGGGACCGCGGCCTTCGTGGCGCTCTTGATGGCCCTGTGCGACCACCGGTATAGTGCCACCCAGTTCGCGCTCCTGTCCGCCCTGGCCGCGGTGGGACGGGTCTTCGTCGGGCCTCCGTCCGGCTTCCTGGTGGAGGCGGTCGGGTGGCCGACCTTCTTCTTCCTGACGTTCCTCGCCGCGCTGCCGGGACTCTGGCTCCTCTGGGTCTTGCAGGATCGTCTCCTCGCGATCCAGGGAGGGGGGAGGCCGTGA
- a CDS encoding site-specific DNA-methyltransferase, translating to MGRIASAHLVQDTVKRSGKIESDPRRNKCVQRVSLRNNPRSFWMCSEGGLTTLPAFSHLPKPYYRTELGTAYLGNALELVRKVPDNSVNLILTSPPFALTRKKEYGNFSADEYVEWFVEFAKEFRRVLSEDGSFVLDLGGAYLPGFPVRTIYQYELLIRLCKEVGFYLAQEMFHYNPARLPAPAEWVNVRRVRVKDSVNVVWWLSKGRAPKADNRKVLRPYGDSMKHLLRNGYKAKLRPSGHDISTKFLKDNQGAIPPNLLELANTESNSSYLRSCKENGVKPHPARFPAGFPEFFVKLTTDAFDVVLDPFAGSNTTGWVAERLKRKWIAFELREDYLFASQFRFESPNGLFPLLSSS from the coding sequence ATGGGTAGAATAGCTTCCGCGCATTTGGTGCAGGACACTGTGAAGCGAAGTGGAAAGATAGAAAGTGACCCTAGACGCAACAAGTGCGTCCAGCGCGTCAGCCTGCGCAATAATCCACGCAGTTTCTGGATGTGCAGTGAAGGAGGATTGACCACTCTTCCAGCCTTCAGTCATCTCCCAAAACCATATTATCGTACAGAACTAGGAACAGCGTACCTTGGGAACGCGCTGGAGCTTGTCCGCAAGGTTCCTGATAACTCTGTAAACCTGATTCTGACCTCGCCGCCGTTTGCGCTAACTCGGAAGAAAGAATATGGAAATTTCTCGGCTGATGAATACGTGGAATGGTTTGTGGAATTCGCAAAGGAGTTTCGCAGAGTTCTCAGTGAAGATGGTTCTTTTGTGCTTGATCTTGGGGGAGCTTATCTGCCCGGATTCCCCGTACGTACGATTTATCAGTACGAGTTGTTGATTCGCCTCTGCAAGGAAGTCGGGTTCTACCTGGCTCAGGAGATGTTTCACTATAATCCTGCCAGGCTTCCAGCTCCTGCCGAGTGGGTTAATGTGCGACGTGTGCGCGTAAAAGACAGCGTCAACGTCGTGTGGTGGTTGTCGAAAGGAAGGGCCCCTAAAGCTGATAATCGCAAGGTCTTGCGGCCCTATGGTGACAGCATGAAGCATCTTCTCCGTAACGGTTACAAAGCCAAGTTACGACCAAGCGGTCATGACATTTCAACAAAGTTTTTGAAGGACAACCAGGGAGCTATTCCTCCAAACCTTCTAGAGCTTGCGAACACAGAGTCGAATAGTTCCTACTTGCGCAGTTGCAAAGAGAATGGCGTGAAGCCACATCCAGCGAGATTCCCGGCTGGGTTCCCGGAATTCTTTGTTAAGCTAACCACCGATGCCTTTGATGTTGTGCTTGACCCTTTTGCAGGATCGAACACCACAGGTTGGGTTGCAGAGAGGCTTAAACGGAAGTGGATTGCCTTTGAGCTTCGCGAGGACTACCTTTTTGCAAGTCAGTTCCGCTTTGAGTCGCCCAATGGTCTGTTCCCTCTTTTGTCCTCCTCGTGA